The following proteins come from a genomic window of Trifolium pratense cultivar HEN17-A07 linkage group LG4, ARS_RC_1.1, whole genome shotgun sequence:
- the LOC123920123 gene encoding RING-H2 finger protein ATL43-like, with amino-acid sequence MGGAPSFNPFSKIFPFFPIIIVIFTTTLILIASAEDHNSKENGTIHSLKDDNGIAASSPPPISSTDSSGHVAKKLVTFKPSTAVIVGVLTTTFSLALLLLLYAKHCNSGNVFAASNANLDGESRLHERKNSGIDRTIVESLPVFKFESLTGQKHGLECAVCLNGFEDPEVLRLLPKCKHAFHMECVDTWLDEHSTCPLCRYKVDPNDINLPLQQNTEEALSSSDIESGRVISNINDNVSQQENENVGSLHVLENSETSCKVDLDSNQNSNSNSRNVRSEDVTGEHRLDHRIILSPTCSDTSHSGVHQRWSNFESGDMLYLNSDRLISDSSSQLNSLHEGRRMVVERNRNILDDEMENGFGGGGRGERNLRTVSERVGMTRFLSRERWRETERGSREEQARQRERVTSRWLAWISGPKTQ; translated from the coding sequence ATGGGTGGTGCACCTTCTTTCAACCCATTCAGCAAAATTTTCCCCTTCTTCCCCATCATCATTGTCATATTCACTACCACGCTCATTCTAATCGCAAGTGCCGAAGATCacaattcaaaagaaaatggaACAATTCATAGTCTCAAAGATGACAATGGCATTGCCGCGTCATCACCACCTCCTATATCATCAACAGATAGCTCCGGTCACGTGGCGAAGAAATTAGTTACATTTAAACCTAGCACGGCAGTGATAGTAGGTGTTTTAACAACCACATTTTCCCTTGCATTGCTACTCCTCCTATACGCCAAACATTGCAATAGTGGAAATGTATTTGCTGCTAGCAATGCAAATCTTGACGGGGAATCACGTTTGCATGAGCGGAAGAACTCTGGGATTGATCGTACTATTGTGGAATCATTGCCGGTTTTCAAGTTTGAGTCGTTGACAGGCCAAAAACATGGACTAGAATGTGCGGTTTGTCTAAACGGGTTTGAGGATCCCGAGGTACTCAGGTTATTGCCAAAATGCAAGCATGCTTTCCACATGGAATGTGTTGACACATGGCTTGACGAACATTCCACGTGCCCACTTTGTCGTTATAAGGTGGATCCCAATGACATCAATCTTCCTCTGCAACAAAACACAGAGGAAGCATTGTCATCTTCAGACATTGAAAGTGGAAGAGTTATTAGTAATATTAACGACAATGTGTCAcaacaagaaaatgaaaatgtagGTTCACTACATGTTTTGGAGAATAGTGAAACGTCCTGTAAGGTTGATTTAGACTCAAATCAAAATTCTAATAGTAATTCCAGAAACGTAAGGAGTGAGGATGTCACTGGAGAGCATAGGTTAGACCACCGTATAATTTTGTCCCCCACCTGTTCTGATACATCACACAGTGGGGTCCACCAACGGTGGAGCAATTTTGAATCAGGTGATATGCTTTACCTAAACTCTGATAGGCTCATTAGTGATAGTTCTTCACAGTTGAATAGCTTGCATGAGGGAAGGAGAATGGTGGTAGAGCGTAATCGCAATATTCTTGATGATGAGATGGAGAATGGTTTTGGTGGTGGTGGGAGGGGTGAGAGGAATTTGAGGACTGTCTCCGAGAGGGTAGGGATGACTAGATTTTTGAGTAGGGAGAGATGGAGGGAAACAGAGCGTGGTAGTAGGGAAGAACAAGCGCGCCAACGTGAGAGAGTGACTTCGAGGTGGTTGGCTTGGATTTCTGGGCCAAAAACACAATGA